From Microbacterium sp. LWH11-1.2, one genomic window encodes:
- a CDS encoding cysteine desulfurase family protein, producing the protein MLYLDHAATSPVRPEVLAAMHPYLTAVFGNPSSHHTAGEAAASALDDARGRVASVLGMRRGDVVFTAGGTEANNLALKGIMLAALDAGRRHLVVSPIEHESILESADYLSRFHSVAVTRLRVDAAGRIEPSALAEAIREDTALVSLGHANNEIGTVQDVAALTAVARAAGVPLHLDAVQSAGWLPLRDLGADAVSIAGHKLGAPKGTGALAVRGRIPLEPLLHGGGQERGRRSGTENVAGAVGLATALELAEAEREVASARVGAATARFIAGVLRAVPQAALTGDPDHRLPGTASFTFAGTSGEAVLLELERRGVISSSGSACAAGSDEPSPVLLACGIPPEVAQTSVRFTFGREPLPDDAPERLTALVTESVRAASV; encoded by the coding sequence ATGCTCTACCTCGACCACGCCGCCACGTCTCCGGTCCGGCCGGAGGTGCTCGCTGCGATGCATCCGTACCTCACGGCGGTGTTCGGGAACCCCTCCAGTCACCACACGGCAGGCGAGGCCGCGGCGAGCGCGCTCGACGACGCCAGAGGCCGGGTGGCGAGCGTGCTCGGCATGCGCCGCGGCGACGTGGTGTTCACCGCGGGAGGCACCGAGGCGAACAACCTGGCCCTCAAGGGCATCATGCTCGCGGCACTCGACGCCGGGCGGAGGCACCTCGTGGTGTCCCCCATCGAGCACGAGTCGATCCTCGAATCCGCCGACTACCTGAGCCGCTTCCACTCCGTCGCGGTCACGAGACTCCGTGTCGACGCCGCGGGACGCATCGAGCCGTCCGCCCTCGCGGAGGCGATCCGCGAGGACACGGCGCTCGTCTCCCTCGGCCACGCCAACAACGAGATCGGCACGGTGCAGGATGTCGCGGCTCTCACAGCGGTGGCCCGCGCGGCCGGCGTCCCGCTTCATCTCGACGCGGTGCAGTCGGCCGGATGGCTGCCGCTGCGAGATCTCGGCGCGGATGCCGTGTCGATCGCCGGACACAAGCTCGGCGCCCCGAAGGGCACCGGTGCGCTGGCGGTGCGCGGTCGGATTCCGTTGGAGCCGCTGCTGCACGGCGGCGGTCAGGAGCGCGGACGCCGCTCCGGCACCGAGAACGTCGCCGGCGCCGTCGGCCTGGCGACGGCCCTCGAACTCGCCGAGGCCGAGCGGGAGGTCGCGTCCGCCCGCGTCGGCGCCGCGACGGCGCGGTTCATCGCCGGCGTGCTGCGCGCCGTTCCGCAGGCGGCGCTCACCGGGGATCCCGACCACCGACTCCCGGGCACAGCGAGCTTCACGTTCGCGGGAACCAGTGGCGAGGCGGTGCTGCTGGAGCTGGAGCGCCGAGGGGTGATCTCGTCCAGCGGGTCGGCGTGCGCGGCGGGCAGCGACGAACCGTCTCCCGTGCTCCTCGCCTGCGGCATCCCGCCCGAGGTCGCGCAGACCTCCGTGCGCTTCACGTTCGGCCGGGAGCCCCTTCCCGACGACGCGCCGGAGCGCCTGACGGCCCTCGTCACAGAGTCCGTGCGAGCGGCCTCGGTCTGA
- the nadC gene encoding carboxylating nicotinate-nucleotide diphosphorylase — MLTPATLTRVVGAALEEDAPWGDLTSTTLLPAEATATADLVAREAGVFSGGEVFATAFALTDPALTVDLHVGDGDEFAAGDVLASVSGSARSILTAERVALNFTQRMSGIATLTAAYVRAIEGTGARIADTRKTTPGLRAFERHAVASGGARNHRYSLSDAVMAKDNHLAVLKRSGADLATSLRDALSRLPHTTHVVVEVDRLDQIPAVLDGGAHTVLLDNFSLDDLRAGVALIGDRATVEASGGVNLDTVHDIAATGVDVISVGALTHSARALDLGLDLRID, encoded by the coding sequence ATGCTCACACCCGCCACCCTCACGCGCGTCGTCGGCGCGGCCCTCGAAGAGGACGCCCCCTGGGGCGATCTGACGAGCACGACCCTGCTCCCCGCGGAGGCGACGGCCACGGCCGACCTCGTCGCACGCGAAGCCGGCGTGTTCAGCGGCGGCGAGGTCTTCGCGACGGCCTTCGCCCTCACCGACCCCGCGCTGACGGTCGACCTGCACGTGGGCGACGGCGACGAGTTCGCCGCCGGCGACGTGCTCGCCTCGGTGTCCGGTTCGGCGCGCAGCATCCTCACCGCCGAGCGGGTGGCACTGAACTTCACGCAGCGGATGAGCGGCATCGCGACGCTCACCGCCGCCTACGTGCGCGCGATCGAGGGCACCGGCGCGCGCATCGCCGACACCCGCAAGACCACGCCGGGGCTCCGCGCCTTCGAGCGGCATGCGGTCGCATCGGGTGGAGCGCGCAATCACCGCTACTCGCTGTCGGATGCCGTGATGGCCAAGGACAACCACCTCGCGGTGCTGAAGCGCTCGGGCGCCGACCTCGCGACCTCGCTCCGCGATGCGCTGTCCCGACTGCCGCACACGACGCACGTCGTCGTCGAGGTCGATCGCCTGGATCAGATCCCTGCGGTCCTCGACGGCGGCGCGCACACAGTGCTGCTCGACAACTTCTCGCTCGACGACCTGCGCGCGGGCGTCGCGCTGATCGGCGACAGGGCGACGGTCGAGGCCTCCGGGGGCGTGAACCTCGACACCGTGCACGACATCGCCGCAACCGGTGTCGACGTCATCTCGGTCGGTGCGCTGACCCACTCGGCCAGAGCCCTCGACCTCGGCCTGGACCTGCGGATCGACTGA